Sequence from the Mytilus galloprovincialis chromosome 13, xbMytGall1.hap1.1, whole genome shotgun sequence genome:
AACGTATAGTTTCGAATTCGAAATACACTTATTTACACAagttttcatacatgtatttccAAACATATTCGAAGCTCCTTAAGTAAGAGTTTAttctgtaatgattttttttagaagttgCTTCTGTAGcatgtttaaacattttgtacTATGTGATTATATTTCCTAACTTGTTATCTTGTCTGTAGTgatggtttttaaataaaaaaatgtaatgttaaattattGAGTATGGTATCCCGTAaccaaaattatttaaaacttttttttatttaaaactaaattCAAAGATTCGATGAGACAGTTCGTGTGAAGTAATCATTATATATCCTTATCTTAACAAGTTTGTTGTTAACCTAGGCTTTAAACCCAAATTGTAAATACAGATACGACCCATGCAATCTTATTAGTTCTAAGAATAAAATTATTCTGAAAAGTTATTAGTTTAACATTGAACCACTTTCTAATTAAAGCATGCCAATGCTATATAGTTTGTAGTAAGGTCCAGCGTTGCTCTATCGACCGTAATGCCCCATCATTGAGATTTTGAGTATCAACATGCAACGAATCGCCATGTCAGAATACATCATCTGTCACTATTGAAACCCATACAAAGAAAAAAGCGACGTTGATTTGAAAATGTAAATTCGACCAGTATTTAagtaatattatatagagttgaCATGTCAAATTGTCTACAGATTTGAAGTGTTTTCAGATTGGAAACTGTAACATTTTactggtatttatttttttattattcatactCTTGTTCAATAAGGAAATAAGAATATTCACCGAATGAAAGAAAATCGGAATAATGTCACCATGATACTATAACTTATACAAAGAGAAGGAATACACTTAAAGAGCAATCCAAAAATAATAAGCATTATAAAATTATACAATATTATGTCAAAAAGGAAACAACTTAAAAAATTTCGAAACTGAAAGATTAAGCATGACGAAAATGATAATGATTGTTTAATACCAACAACGGTCCATACAAAATCGAACAAATACCAAACCCACTATAAAACCGAAATGTTACAATTGTTATCTTGAAGCTGTAgcgtattttttgtaaatatatgtagACTTTCCTAGTGATTTCCTTCTTAATAAATAAGTAAACCATAATGAGTGAGATTACTTGATCTTATTATAACTTCTTGGTTATATTTCAGCGATACTTGAAAAAACATTGGATGTGTGTATGCGTGTCACTATGTGTAAGAGTGTCAATGGAACGTTTGCGGTAAATGGTTTTAAATCTCGAACAGGCATTTGTATAAAAAACATTCGAACATACAACTGGTTTGATTCGAGCTCTATTGCAGCTATTATGTTAATCAACGATCTGTTGCAAAACTGATATTTGGTACATTGTATCTTTAATGACACTTAAGCTACTAATATGAATGATATtctgaaatatattaaataatgGAGTGTTCTACAATAGCTCGATATTCCTTTATTCTATTCAAGCACAACAACGAATTCAATACAAGTTCATGAAATGCAATTTTGGACTAGTGTTGTATCTGCATTCATAGTTGAACCACGTGACCctacaaatatgtcaaaataaataaaatgaagcaTGAAAAATTCTTTCAAAAGACAATATAATTAACATATCGTTACacctttgatgtttttttttcaaatatactaTGTACAATGTgttgagactcatcagtgacgctcagatcaaaatagttaaaaggccaaacaagtacaaagttgaagggcattgaggacctaTCCTTATCATTTGCAAATGGTTAATATCATACCTATTTTAGATAGGGTTCGTTGTGGTCAGTTATTAGTATCATgtgttgtgttttattgtttggtCGTTTTTCGATTTTATGCACTGGCATAGTCAGTTTGTTATCGACATGAATATATCCCTTTGGGTACCACTCTATGAAAtccaatacatttttaatacctGTTGTTGCAGTTTCGTGGGGTGCTGTTTtaatggttttgttttgttttgtcatattCTACGTTTTATTGTGCGTAACGTTCTCGTCAATCCGATAATTTGGACAATACACGTAAAAATACAGTTCACCGTTCGTCATGTTAACTAACTGACCatatgtacatatttatgtttcAAATACTCAAATGGTCCGGAATATGTATTCAAGAAAGTTTAAAATCAATGGTTTGAATAggtgaaaaataattcaaaacacaAACTAATAGTCAAATCTTTAAAGGCCAACTTGAGACTTTTGGGGTAGAAcctaaataaatgcaacagtagtatatcggtgttcaaaagtcatatatcgattgagaagaaaacaaatccgggttgcaaACCAAAACTTACATTCTAAATAATTAACAGGCTTATGTGTGGAGCTGTATCGTTTACGTATACCCTACATCTCTATAAAATAACATCACTACATACCCGCCATCAAATGTCTTAAATCCAGTAATCACTTTGCCTTTGTCCACTCGATAAATACGTCCAAATGAAACATCTTTATTGAAATGGCTTCTGCAATCTTTGTGATTATACTTGATACCTGTTAAAATTGTTTAAGTGCATGAGATATGTGTATCTGGAATCAGTAGTATTCGATATTCTGTAgacaaaattaaacatataaactaTGCACGTATCAAACCGTATAGCAatttcattatataaataaaggaaggcatatgattgccaatgagcaactctccacaaaagaccaaactttcacaaaaaaattaacatgtaTATGTCACCGTATGGACTATGAACAAACctcatagtcaactataaaacaCCATTCAAGACCGATGTAAAAGAATTTACATAAGTGAAAAGAACaacagcctaatttatgaacaaaataataaacgaaaaccaaatatgtaacatggcaacaaacaacaatcagtGAATTACAAGCTCCTAACTTTGGACATttagaatgtggcgggtttaaacaagTTAGCGATGGCCCATTATCTCTATGgtaattagatttttttctttatttttatatacctTTTTGGTTACATACAACTATAGTAGTATGCTTGCATAGAACGTGCGAAGGGTTCACCGTCTTAGTGTTTTAGACAGTAAATTTTATACCGGTACTGAAATAACAAAGTCAGGTTCATATCTGTACGGAGGACCTCTAAACACATCCTATAAATTTTTCACTTTACACGTATTGTAGcaaaatacataaacatgtatGGTGTACATGCATTGTATGTGCATGGTGTGTTCTACTTAAGACACTTcaattcaaaaatgtaaaaagttatcaaagttaAGTTAAACTGaagttatcaatttattttttcaaacttcTTTCACTAACTTCTTTGGGAACCCACATTTATAACATGTGTTGTCAGCAAACGAGGACATGTGGTGTTTAAGACCAATTgctggccttcagctgttttctactctttgatcgggttgttgtctctttgacacatttcccatttccattctgtgTTTTTGTAAAGTCATCAGTTATACTCTCGAGAGCTTTAAtgccaaaaactttttttttaccttttttgaaTACTCACCTGGTTCCATACAGCATCGCACCTTGATGTCAGAACCAACAAGGTCCCAACCTGAGACATAACCGTATCCAGGACACTGAAAAGGCCTTTTTATTGATGTATCTAGAAAAATTATTCACATATATTATAACATAAGACAAAAGTAAACTCACAATGGGTTCGATATAGAAGTTATAAGTTCTATCTAATACATTTGTAGTAGATTTGTTTTGAagctatatttttgttttacattacaCAAGGTCGTGCTTGTCTCAGATTGTTAATGACGTTTTTATACAAAAGTCTCTATacgtgtactgattgatacttaaGTCTGGGAGAATATGCTTAATGAATTAACTGTTATTGGATTTTAACGAGATTTCAGTTCATGCGAGAATTGTTATATCAGTGATTTGTGTCTATATAGTAATGTTGTTATGTTCTTCGTACCAATCTACTGGAGTTAATTCGTTTTCAATTGATATTTGCAGTTTGTCCGTATGTATTGTAAAATCCCTGTCCAAGGTTAGATGAATTATGTGCGTGTCTTTCCCAATTTAGCAGCCTGTAGTTCAGCCgggaggagggggggggggtgttagtATATGACtgtcatgcatttttttttcgtAATGGTATTATGATAAATTAGGCTGTTGGTTTTCTTTCACAATTTTCATGccattattttgattattttatcttAAGTTGTGTTTAAAAAAACGAAATTTATTCTAAAAGTCAAGACTAAGTAGTTGCAATACATAAAAGTTAAATTAATTAAAGATGATTCGATGAGTGTTTTTTGTAGGCACATGAAGTAAATTTAGTTTGTGATTATTTAGCCAATAGgcaattaaatattaaaaactgttatataagcaataaaaatatattcttttctttaaaattagaaCAAAACATCATTAATAATATAGAATCAAGACTACTTACAAATGTCTTTACACTTCACAAATTTGCCAGGTCCTGGTTTACATGTAAACTGAACCTCATCAGGCGAAAGTGTATCGTGACCATTTCCATCTCCACATATCATCAGTTTCCTATATGGCCTCAAAAGAACTTGTGTTGTTTCCGCAACAATTGGAATAAGTATCCCAAAGAGTAGAAGACTTATTcctttaaatatgaaaaatgaagGATAATTAAAAACTTGTATATAAGGAAGTGGTACAttttatgtaatataacaaatttaGTATATTTCTACCTtttagtttttta
This genomic interval carries:
- the LOC143055944 gene encoding uncharacterized protein LOC143055944; translation: MICGDGNGHDTLSPDEVQFTCKPGPGKFVKCKDIYTSIKRPFQCPGYGYVSGWDLVGSDIKVRCCMEPGIKYNHKDCRSHFNKDVSFGRIYRVDKGKVITGFKTFDGGVTWFNYECRYNTSPKLHFMNLY